The following coding sequences lie in one Anguilla anguilla isolate fAngAng1 chromosome 14, fAngAng1.pri, whole genome shotgun sequence genomic window:
- the skp2 gene encoding S-phase kinase-associated protein 2 has protein sequence MLTLSQKRNLKKRASFQESVDNENTPQGLIQHCSPLHKHPCVTAKGKENEVQFVLAKRPRRRRESTGLSWDSLPDELLLGILACLPLQDLLATSRVCKRWHRLAFDESLWHSVDLAGKAQVDAALRQVLPAGAVGLRCPRACIGEPALANARRLRVQHMDLSSCIVSTPVLEDILSRCQQLRDLSLEGLVLSDSIMQSLSQNAELARLNLCGCSGVSPQSVRDMLQCCRRLEELNVSWCDFDSSHVKAVVENIPSSVTQLNISGYRQNFTMEDLKALVARCPDLTHLDLSDSVQVTADSFPVLRRLSSLKDLALSRCYQIQPAALTCLEKLPELKTLEVFGLVPGSYMPVLSEGLPHVQINTRCFSSVARPTPAGQRDRTMWGTPCRLVYRP, from the exons ATGTTGACCCTGTCGCAAAAAAGAAACTTGAAGAAGAGGGCCTCCTTTCAGGAGAGCGTCGACAATGAGAACACCCCTCAGGGTCTGATCCAGCACTGCTCCCCCCTTCACAAACACCCCTGCGTCACCGCCAAGGGCAAGGAGAATGAGGTGCAGTTTGTCCTGGCCAAGAGGCCACGGAGACGGAGGGAGTCTACAG GACTGTCCTGGGACAGTCTCCCTGATGAGCTTCTGCTGGGGATCCTGGCATGCCTCCCGCTCCAGGACCTCTTGGCGACATCTCGAGTCTGCAAGCGGTGGCACCGTTTGGC GTTCGACGAGTCGCTGTGGCACAGCGTGGACCTGGCGGGGAAGGCCCAGGTGGACGCGGCGCTGCGGCAGGTGCTCCCGGCCGGCGCGGTGGGGCTCCGCTGCCCCCGGGCCTGCATCGGGGAGCCCGCCTTGGCGAACGCGCG GCGCCTGCGCGTCCAGCACATGGACCTGTCGAGCTGCATCGTCAGCACCCCGGTTTTAGAAGACATCCTGTCCCGTTGCCAGCAGCTACGGGACCTCAGCCTGGAGGGGCTGGTGCTGTCAGACAGTATCATGCA ATCACTGTCCCAGAATGCCGAGCTGGCGAGGCTCAATCTGTGCGGCTGCTCAGGAGTATCGCCCCAGTCCGTCCGGGACATGCTCCAGTGCTGCAGGAG GCTGGAGGAGCTCAACGTGTCTTGGTGTGACTTCGACAGCAGTCACGTGAAGGCCGTTGTTGAAAATATTCCCTCCAGTGTTACCCAGCTGAACATCAGCGGCTACAGACAGAATTTCACAATGGAAG ACCTGAAAGCACTGGTGGCACGATGTCCGGACCTCACACATCTAGATTTAAG CGACAGCGTTCAGGTGACGGCAGACAGCTTCCCCGTCCTGCGGCGGCTCTCCTCCCTGAAGGACCTGGCCCTGAGCCGCTGCTACCAGATCCAGCCGGCCGCGCTGAC GTGTCTGGAGAAGCTTCCGGAGCTGAAGACCCTGGAGGTGTTCGGCCTGGTGCCAGGCAGCTACATGCCCGTCCTGAGCGAGGGCCTGCCGCACGTGCAGATCAACACCCGCTGCTTCTCCAGCGTGGCCCGGCCCACCCCCGCCGGCCAGAGGGACCGCACCATGTGGGGGACGCCCTGCCGGCTGGTCTACAGGCCCTAG
- the kcmf1 gene encoding E3 ubiquitin-protein ligase KCMF1 isoform X1 encodes MSRHEGVSCDACLKGNFRGRRYKCLICYDYDLCASCYESGATTTRHTTEHPMQCILTRVDFDLYYGGEAFSVEQPQSFTCPYCGKMGYTETSLQEHVTSEHAETSTEVICPICAALPGGDPNHVTDDFAAHLTLEHRAPRDLDESSGVRHVRRMFHPGRGLGGPRARRSNMHFTSSSTGGLSSSQSSSYSPSNREAMDPIAELLSQLSGVRRSAQLNSSGPSASQLQQLQMQLQLERQQAQAARQQLETARNATRRSNPGNISTTITQTSSNTNPAPSDSSNPPSSHNSQFLLTRLNEPKMSEAERQALESERADRSLFVQELLLSTLMREESSSSDEDERRDFADFGAMGCVDIMPLDVALENLNLKESNRGQGPPSPPL; translated from the exons ATGTCCCGACATGAAG GTGTCAGCTGTGACGCGTGTTTGAAAGGAAACTTCAGAGGGCGCCGATACAAGTGTTTAATCTGCTACGACTACGACCTGTGCGCTTCGTGCTACGAGAGCGGAGCCACCACCACCAGACACACGACAGAGCACCCCATGCAGTGTATATTAACCAGGGTAGATTTCG acctgtACTACGGCGGCGAGGCATTCTCAGTCGAGCAGCCGCAGTCCTTCACGTGTCCGTACTGCGGGAAGATGGGCTACACGGAAACGTCTCTACAGGAACACGTCACCTCGGAGCACGCCGAGACCTCCACGGAGGTG ATCTGCCCTATATGCGCGGCGCTGCCCGGCGGCGACCCCAATCACGTGACCGATGACTTCGCAGCGCATCTCACGCTCGAGCACCGAGCGCCTCGAGATTTA GATGAGTCGAGTGGTGTTCGGCACGTGCGCAGGATGTTTCACCCCGGCCGCGGCCTGGGGGGCCCCCGCGCGCGCCGGTCCAACATGCACTTTACTAGCAGCTCCACCGGGGggctctcctcctcccagaGCTCCTCATATTCTCCAAGCAATAGGGAAGCCATGGATCCCATCGCAG agctgTTATCGCAGCTGTCGGGCGTGCGGCGCTCTGCGCAGCTCAACTCCTCCGGGCCGTCTGCGTCGCAGCTGCAGCAGTTGCagatgcagctgcagctggagcgTCAGCAGGCGCAGGCGGCGCGGCAGCAGCTGGAGACGGCGCGCAACGCCACGCGCCGCAGTAACCCCGGCAACATCAGCACCACCATCACGCAGACCAGCAGCAacacaaaccccgccccctctgacAGCAGCAACCCGCCCTCCTCTCACAACTCCCAGTTCCTCCTCACAAG gCTGAACGAGCCCAAGATGTCGGAGGCGGAGCGGCAGGCGCTGGAGAGCGAGCGGGCCGACCGCAGCCTGTTCgtgcaggagctgctgctgtCCACGCTCATGCGCGAGGAGAGCTCCTCCTCCGACGAGGACGAGCGCCGGGACTTCGCCGACTTCGGGGCCATGGGCTGCGTAGACATCATGCCCCTGGACGTGGCCCTAGAGAACCTGAACCTGAAAGAGAGCAATCGAGGGCAGGGCCCGCCTTCCCCTCCcctttga
- the kcmf1 gene encoding E3 ubiquitin-protein ligase KCMF1 isoform X2, producing MQCILTRVDFDLYYGGEAFSVEQPQSFTCPYCGKMGYTETSLQEHVTSEHAETSTEVICPICAALPGGDPNHVTDDFAAHLTLEHRAPRDLDESSGVRHVRRMFHPGRGLGGPRARRSNMHFTSSSTGGLSSSQSSSYSPSNREAMDPIAELLSQLSGVRRSAQLNSSGPSASQLQQLQMQLQLERQQAQAARQQLETARNATRRSNPGNISTTITQTSSNTNPAPSDSSNPPSSHNSQFLLTRLNEPKMSEAERQALESERADRSLFVQELLLSTLMREESSSSDEDERRDFADFGAMGCVDIMPLDVALENLNLKESNRGQGPPSPPL from the exons ATGCAGTGTATATTAACCAGGGTAGATTTCG acctgtACTACGGCGGCGAGGCATTCTCAGTCGAGCAGCCGCAGTCCTTCACGTGTCCGTACTGCGGGAAGATGGGCTACACGGAAACGTCTCTACAGGAACACGTCACCTCGGAGCACGCCGAGACCTCCACGGAGGTG ATCTGCCCTATATGCGCGGCGCTGCCCGGCGGCGACCCCAATCACGTGACCGATGACTTCGCAGCGCATCTCACGCTCGAGCACCGAGCGCCTCGAGATTTA GATGAGTCGAGTGGTGTTCGGCACGTGCGCAGGATGTTTCACCCCGGCCGCGGCCTGGGGGGCCCCCGCGCGCGCCGGTCCAACATGCACTTTACTAGCAGCTCCACCGGGGggctctcctcctcccagaGCTCCTCATATTCTCCAAGCAATAGGGAAGCCATGGATCCCATCGCAG agctgTTATCGCAGCTGTCGGGCGTGCGGCGCTCTGCGCAGCTCAACTCCTCCGGGCCGTCTGCGTCGCAGCTGCAGCAGTTGCagatgcagctgcagctggagcgTCAGCAGGCGCAGGCGGCGCGGCAGCAGCTGGAGACGGCGCGCAACGCCACGCGCCGCAGTAACCCCGGCAACATCAGCACCACCATCACGCAGACCAGCAGCAacacaaaccccgccccctctgacAGCAGCAACCCGCCCTCCTCTCACAACTCCCAGTTCCTCCTCACAAG gCTGAACGAGCCCAAGATGTCGGAGGCGGAGCGGCAGGCGCTGGAGAGCGAGCGGGCCGACCGCAGCCTGTTCgtgcaggagctgctgctgtCCACGCTCATGCGCGAGGAGAGCTCCTCCTCCGACGAGGACGAGCGCCGGGACTTCGCCGACTTCGGGGCCATGGGCTGCGTAGACATCATGCCCCTGGACGTGGCCCTAGAGAACCTGAACCTGAAAGAGAGCAATCGAGGGCAGGGCCCGCCTTCCCCTCCcctttga